Sequence from the Streptomyces sp. NBC_01408 genome:
CCGGGCAAGAACCTGATCCGACGGGCGCGCATCGAGCGCATGCGCTGAGCGACCGGAGCCGATTCGGTCCGTTGGACCTATGGCGGCAGCGGCGGTCCTTGGGCCTGGCCTAGGAGTTGTCGTCAAAGTGTCACGCCCACATCAGGAGCGATGCGAGGGTGACGGCTGCTTGGTAGGACTGGGCAGTCTTGTCGTACCGGGTGGCGATGCCGCGCCACTGCTTGAGGCGGTTGAAGCACCGTTCCACGACGTTGCGGCGCTTGTAGACCTGCTTGTCGAAGACGGGCGGGCGGCCGCCCCGGCTCCCGCGCCGGGCCCGGTTGCGGACCTGGTCGGACCGCTCCGGAATGGTGTGGGCGATGCCCCGGCGTCGCAGCCAGGTCCGGATCGCCTTCGAGCTGTAGCCCTTGTCGCCGATGACGTGGCCGGGCCGCATCCGCGGCCGGCCCGGTCCCGTTCGAGGCACCCGTATCGCGTCCATCACGGCGGTGAACTGGGTGCAGTCGTTGGTGTTCCCGCCGGTCAGGACGAAGGCCAGGGGCCGGCCCAAGCCGTCGCAGGCCAGGTGGATCTTGCTGGTCAGCCCGCCGCGGGACCGGCCGAGGGCCGGGCTGCGGAGCCCCCTTTTCGGGCTCCGGCCGCGTGCTGGTGGGCACGGACGATGCTGGAATCCACCGACACCAGCCACTCGATATCGCCCGCGGCATCCGCTTGCGCCTGGGCTGCCCGGAGCATCCGCTCAAAGGTCCCGTCCGCCGCCCACCTGCGGAAACGGGTGTGGAGGCTGGCCCACGACCCGTACCTCTCAGGCACGTCCCGCCATGCGACCCCGGTCCGGAACTTCCACACGATCCCGTTGAGAACCGTCCGGTCATCCAGCCTCGGCCGCCCGAAAACAGGCCGGGGCAACAGCGGTTGCACGAGTTCCCACTCGGCATCGGACAGTTCATGGCGACGTATCACGACACCATGATCCACAACCCAAGATCACTTTGACGACAGGCCCTAGGACCGCCCAGCCCCTTCACCATCGGTCGGTGGCCCCAGGACTCCTCTGCGCTGGCGCGGGCTCGGCCGCGGTGAACCAACCGTGCGTTCCCATGGTGCGACCGTTCTCGATGTCCGGCTGGTAGTGGTTGAAGTAGAGGAGCCGGAGAAGCCTCCCCCGACTGTTCGTCCCGGTCTTGTCGAACACCTTCTTGAGGTGATCCCTCACGGTGTGCGGGGATATCCCGAGCCGTTTGGTGATGTCGGTGTCGGACATTCCGTAGGTGACCAGCTGGGCGATCTGCCGTTCTCGCAGGGTGAGGCCGTACACATCCATCATGATTCCGACGATGTGCTCGGGACTGCTGGGCTGGATCATGACAGCGACGCCGCCGTCCGCGTCCATTCGTGCGGCAGTGACGGACAGCCACCGGCCGCTCCGGCTGCGCATGCGCAGGGAGGCATCGCCCGTCATGCGGGCCCTGCTGTGCGCGTGAAGTACGGGCTGCGGAAGCGAGGTCGACTCGGCAGGGGTTCCGACCAGCTGCTCCAGCCACAGGTGCCCGGCTGGGGTGACCCTGTCGAGCTCGCCGCCGGGGTGGAACATCAACAGGCCTGGCGCGGACGGAAGTTCAGAGTCCGCGGCGACGGCGTCGTGCCGAAGGTACGCGCTGCGCAGTGCCTGGGTGACGGACGGTGCGAGCGTCGACAGGGTGGCGATCTCGCCGTCGCTGAACGGCGCCCGGTCGCCGCCGCGGTGCAGGACCAGCGCACCCCACACCGTGCGGCCGCTGCGCAGGAGCACACGCATCTCATCGCCCATCCCGGCCGGGCGATAGACGTCGCGGTAGCGGGAGCTGGCGTGCGGGCGGTGCCGGGTGGCCTGCCACAGGCCGGCCGCGGTCCTGTCGGATTTCACCAGACCGGGGAACTGGTTGACGTCCTCTTCGCCGTACTCGATTTCCAGCAGCCGAGGCAGGTGGGAATGCGGCACGCCCCTGTGGTGAAAACCGCCGGTGTGCAGGAGCGTGGCCGGGTCGAGCGTCAGCCCGCACACACCGTCCGCTCCGACCACTGCGGGAATGATGTCGCTCACTCGGGCAAAGAGCGTCATCGGGTCTGGTAACTCCCGGCTCAGCCTCGCGATCCTCGCCTGGGCCCGGCGCAGCTCGATGCCGTTCGGTGGGGCTGGGTTCGATGGGGTCACCCGGGTCTATTACCACATCACGCCGACCGGCGAAACCCCCACTTCCAGGGATCGCCTGCCTCCGGGCAGCGGCGTTAGCGTCGTTCCGCCACGACATGCGGCGCCCCTCACGTCACCTGGAGGATCCATGCGCTTACGCGCTGCCGCGACCGTACGAAACACCGTCGTCCTGCTCACGGCCCTGTTGCTCGCGCTCGCGGCGAACGTCTCCCTCGCCGCACCGCAGGCACATGCCTACAACAAGTACTGGATCACGACGTTCACCCTGACGGGCGGATACCCGAACCCGGTCTGCGGCACGAGCAACGGACACCCGTGCGGACCCAACGGCTATCTCTACGCCGGAAGCAACTACGTCTTCTGCCGGACGTGGGGAGCCGGAGTCGACGACGGCGAGGGCAACTTCAACCGCTGGTGGCTGTGGACCGACCTCGACACCCCC
This genomic interval carries:
- a CDS encoding LuxR C-terminal-related transcriptional regulator, whose amino-acid sequence is MTPSNPAPPNGIELRRAQARIARLSRELPDPMTLFARVSDIIPAVVGADGVCGLTLDPATLLHTGGFHHRGVPHSHLPRLLEIEYGEEDVNQFPGLVKSDRTAAGLWQATRHRPHASSRYRDVYRPAGMGDEMRVLLRSGRTVWGALVLHRGGDRAPFSDGEIATLSTLAPSVTQALRSAYLRHDAVAADSELPSAPGLLMFHPGGELDRVTPAGHLWLEQLVGTPAESTSLPQPVLHAHSRARMTGDASLRMRSRSGRWLSVTAARMDADGGVAVMIQPSSPEHIVGIMMDVYGLTLRERQIAQLVTYGMSDTDITKRLGISPHTVRDHLKKVFDKTGTNSRGRLLRLLYFNHYQPDIENGRTMGTHGWFTAAEPAPAQRSPGATDRW